Proteins from one Sabethes cyaneus chromosome 2, idSabCyanKW18_F2, whole genome shotgun sequence genomic window:
- the LOC128737199 gene encoding nischarin, protein MSNYQLHVNETSISIPRVITVDGVNYYEILVKCGHVMWTVNRRYRDFDDLHGKLVQERSVAKDKLPPKKVIGNKSPSFLKLRQEALEQYLKEMLIFLKVTMPKEFVEFLEFHRYDIIFIAQHLANSFFLRGETFLAKSKKYGFSVLELHAISERLKLPCPQTEVVDSSLNFSHILDFCSQLETVIVLPTKNSLPMILYDDDSDKYIPQALHKPIGSSNLIPSQLRYELSVFKGLKNLIIYGISTENVENVGGLRESLVRIEIYKSEIKHIRQITLCDDIHKNSVQELDRLKQWKNLKHAVFKDNQLAEIDHTVRLFPNIKDLVLDKNQIESIGHLSHLNNLHALSLRCNRLSECRNWHVQLGNLVSLNLSQNRIRSLEGLSKLYSLVNLDLSCNLIDDINEIDYIGNLPLLENLRLMGNPVAGSVDYRARVLSRFGERLEEIYLDNEKGNQSEYDTALVLSALRISAQSSQQKLQTLLETGAADGESSLAGASGSSESR, encoded by the exons ATGTCCAACTATCAATTGCATGTAAACGAGACCAGCATCTCTATTCCGAGGGTCATCACCGTCGACGGGGTGAACTACTATGAAATCCTGGTAAAGTGTGGCCACGTTATGTGGACCGTCAACCGAAGGTACCGCGATTTCGATGATCTGCATGGGAAACTGGTGCAGGAGCGTAGTGTCGCGAAAGACAAATTGCCTCCGAAAAAGGTGATCGGAAATAAAAGCCCAAGCTTCCTTAAACTGCGGCAGGAAGCGTTGGAACAATACCTGAAGGAGATGTTAATTTTTCTGAAAGTGACCATGCCGAAAGAGTTCGTAGAATTCCTCGAGTTTCACCGGTATGATATTATATTCATCGCTCAGCACTTGGCGAACTCGTTCTTCCTTCGAGGCGAAACGTTTCTAGCAAAGTCTAAGAAGTACGGATTCTCCGTTCTGGAGCTGCATGCCATCAGCGAAAGACTTAAGCTACCGTGTCCACAAACGGAAGTGGTCGACAGCAGTTTGAACTTTTCGCACATCTTGGACTTTTGTTCCCAGCTGGAAACGGTAATTGTTTTGCCCACGAAAAACAGCCTTCCGATGATCCTTTACGATGATGATTCCGATAAGTACATTCCGCAAGCACTGCATAAACCGATTGGCAGCAGTAATCTAATACCGTCTCAGTTGCGATACGAGCTAAGTGTGTTCAAAGGGCTGAAGAATTTGATCATTTATGGTATTTCGACAGAAAATGTAGAGAATGTTG GTGGTCTTCGCGAGAGTTTGGTGCGAATTGAAATCTACAAGAGCGAGATAAAGCACATCCGTCAAATTACACTGTGTGACGACATTCACAAAAACAGTGTGCAGGAGCTGGATCGTCTAAAG CAATGGAAGAATCTCAAACATGCCGTCTTCAAGGATAACCAACTGGCAGAAATCGATCATACCGTGCGGTTGTTTCCTAATATTAAAGATTTAGTGCTCGACAAAAATCAAATCGAAAGTATTGGACATCTTAGTCATTTGAACAATCTGCACGCGCTAAGCCTTCGTTGCAACCGACTGTCGGAGTGTCGCAACTGGCACGTACAGTTGGGCAACTTAGTGAGTTTGAATCTATCTCAGAACCGAATACGTTCGTTGGAAGGCCTGTCCAAGCTCTACTCGCTCGTTAATTTAGATTTGAGCTGTAATCTTATTGACGACATAAATGAAATAGATTACATAGGAAATCTGCCTTTGCTCGAGAACTTACGCCTGATGGGGAATCCCGTGGCTGGGAGCGTTG ATTATCGCGCCCGCGTTCTGTCCCGTTTCGGCGAACGCTTAGAGGAGATCTATTTGGATAACGAAAAAGGAAACCAATCGGAATACGATACGGCGCTGGTTCTGTCCGCTTTGCGTATTTCGGCACAAAGTTCGCAACAAAAGCTGCAGACTTTACTTGAAACAGGTGCCGCTGACGGAGAGAGTAGCCTTGCCGGTGCAAGTGGTTCAAGTGAGAGTAGATAA
- the LOC128738602 gene encoding protein patched: protein MVVPTMDSLPRVPDTHGDTVDEKVFSDLYIRTSWFDASIALDQIEKGKARGRRSAVYMRSLFQSHLFNLGCSIQKHAGKVLFVAILVICTFCVGLKSATVHSKVHQLWIQEGGTLEHELAYTQKSLGEMDSSTHQLLIQTPKDMEASILHPNSLLTHLEVVKQAISVRVHLYDIEWSLKDMCYSPNIPNFDTHFIEQIFENIIPCAIITPLDCFWEGSKLLGPEYPVVIPHLVNKVQWTSLNPQNLLKDIKAQNYQFPFDTLEQYMKRAGIGTGYTEKPCLNPKDKQCPETAPNKLTQQIPDVASSLTGGCYGFAAKYMHWPEELIVGGATRNRSQHLRTAKALQTVIQLMGEREMYEYWNNHYKVHHIGWNPQKAAEILNAWQKKFSAEVNKIMQTEVKPLSYYEVYAFSSAALDDILGKYSNPNPVSLGIGVAVILIYAALTLLRCKDPVNGQSGVGVAGVLLISITTAAGLGFCALLGIAFNASTTQVIPFIALGLGVDHIFILTHAYAERDTNEQTGQVLKKAGLSILFSGASTAASFFAAALIPVPALRVFCFQGAVLLVFNLAAVLLVFPAMVSLDLRRRRAGRADILCCCLPTLPTNHQDVKQRQPTQDDSLIDCPAKACFSFSISKFAVKHYAPFITKSSVKVLAMLLLTSVLGVSLFASMKLPDGLELTDLVPQNTNEHKFLSVQGKLFGFYSMFAVTQGDFEYPTNQKLLHEYHEAFVRVSHVIKNDNGGLPDFWLSLFRDWLINLQKAFDRDYREGRITQERWFPNASDDAILAYKLLVQTGHVDNPIDKSLVTQVRLVDSEGVINPRAFYNYLSAWAWNDGLAYGASQGNLRPEPREWFHSPSDFELKIPKSAPLTYTQLPFYLHGLSDTQDIKEMIGQIRDLSRKFEARGLPNYPSGIPFLFWEQYMNLRPCLLKAIGCALAAAFCLVALLLFSIWASVLIVFSIVTMLIQVLGVMILLGINLSAIPAVILIASVGSGVCYTVHVSLGFITAIGNRDRRVKLALEHSLAPVIHAAMTSVLAVLMLSTSSFEFVVRHFFWLLLSVLVIGAINGLFFFPILLSLVGPGAEIIPLQYANRISTPSPPPKRNNKISNKPYILNNKRSSSSSSSRNCSKSHHHHKHNNVNLNNEPSLTTITEEPQSWKSSASSIPSIHESKSNLGAMNYSNQAPELQSIVLQPEVTVETHHHGGDHQNTKVTATANIKVELVTPGRGAPRMVRTSSTSSSSGNSSS from the exons GGCAAAGCGCGGGGGAGGCGGTCAGCGGTCTATATGCGATCCCTGTTCCAGTCCCATCTTTTCAACCTCGGCTGTTCGATACAGAAACACGCGGGTAAAGTATTATTCGTGGCAATACTAGTTATATGCACATTCTGCGTGGGCCTCAAATCTGCAACGGTACATTCGAAAGTGCACCAGCTGTGGATACAGGAAGGCGGAACGTTAGAACACGAACTGGCCTACACGCAGAAATCGCTCGGCGAAATGGACTCCTCGACGCATCAACTGCTGATACAGACGCCGAAAGATATGGAAGCTTCCATCTTGCATCCGAACTCTTTGCTGACGCATCTTGAAGTGGTCAAACAGGCCATATCGGTCCGGGTGCACTTGTACGACATCGAGTGGAGCTTGAAAGATATGTGCTACTCGCCGAACATCCCGAACTTCGATACGCATTTCATCGAGCAGATCTTCGAGAACATCATTCCCTGTGCGATCATCACGCCACTGGACTGCTTCTGGGAGGGTAGCAAGCTGCTCGGACCGGAGTATCCCGTTGTCATACC ACATCTGGTGAACAAAGTTCAGTGGACTTCCTTGAACCCACAGAATCTGTTGAAGGACATCAAAGCACAAAACTACCAGTTTCCTTTCGACACATTGGAACAGTACATGAAGCGAGCTGGAATCGGAACCGGATACACCGAAAAACCTTGTCTTAACCCCAAGGACAAGCAGTGTCCGGAGACGGCCCCGAACAAGCTGACTCAGCAGATTCCGGATGTGGCGTCCAGCCTTACCGGCGGTTGCTATGGATTCGCTGCCAAGTATATGCACTGGCCGGAAGAGCTGATCGTCGGTGGTGCAACACGAAACCGATCGCAGCATCTGAGAACGGCCAAGGCACTGCAAACCGTCATCCAGCTGATGGGTGAACGGGAAATGTACGAATACTGGAATAACCACTACAAGGTGCACCACATCGGCTGGAACCCGCAGAAGGCTGCCGAAATATTGAACGCTTGGCAGAAGAAGTTCTCCGCTGAG GTCAATAAGATCATGCAGACGGAGGTTAAGCCATTGTCTTACTACGAAGTGTACGCCTTTTCATCGGCAGCCTTGGATGATATTCTGGGTAAATATTCCAATCCGAATCCTGTCAGTTTGGGAATTGGCGTTGCAGTTATTCTCATCTACGCTGCGTTGACTTTACTGAGATGTAAAGATCCCGTGAACGGACAAAGCGGCGTGGGAGTGGCAGGAGTTCTACTAATTAGTATTACGACCGCGGCTGGTCTTGGCTTTTGTGCCCTGTTGGGCATTGCATTTAACGCATCTACGACTCAGGTGATCCCGTTCATTGCACTGGGTTTGGGGGTTGatcacatttttattttgaCTCACGCCTATGCGGAACGCGATACCAACGAACAAACCGGACAGGTTCTTAAGAAAGCAGGATTAAGCATTCTATTCAGTGGTGCTTCCACTGCTGCATCGTTCTTCGCGGCTGCCTTGATTCCTGTTCCAGCTCTGCGAGTGTTTTGCTTCCAAGGAGCTGTCCTTTTGGTTTTCAACCTCGCTGCTGTGCTTCTCGTATTCCCTGCGATGGTTTCACTAGATCTGCGACGAAGACGAGCTGGCCGAGCGGACATTTTGTGCTGCTGCCTGCCAACGCTACCGACCAATCATCAAGATGTGAAACAGCGTCAACCGACGCAAGATGATTCGCTAATCGACTGTCCAGCCAAAGCGTGCTTCAGTTTCTCCATCTCAAAATTCGCTGTAAAACATTATGCGCCGTTTATAACCAAGAGCTCGGTTAAGGTTCTGGCTATGTTGCTACTCACCAGTGTCCTGGGAGTGTCTCTATTCGCTTCGATGAAGCTTCCGGATGGACTCGAGCTGACCGATTTGGTTCCGCAGAATACCAACGAGCACAAGTTCTTGAGTGTGCAGGGAAAATTATTTGGCTTCTACAGTATGTTCGCCGTTACGCAGGGAGACTTCGAATATCCGACCAATCAAAAACTGCTGCACGAGTATCACGAAGCGTTCGTCCGGGTGTCGCACGTAATCAAGAACGATAACGGTGGACTGCCCGATTTCTGGCTCAGTCTGTTCCGCGACTGGTTGATCAACCTTCAGAAGGCATTCGATCGAGATTATCGAGAGGGACGGATCACGCAGGAGCGCTGGTTTCCGAATGCGAGTGACGACGCAATTCTCGCGTATAAACTGCTGGTGCAAACCGGTCACGTGGACAATCCGATAGACAAAAGCCTGGTGACGCAGGTACGGCTGGTGGATTCCGAGGGGGTCATCAACCCGAGAGCATTCTACAACTATCTGTCGGCTTGGGCCTGGAACGATGGCTTGGCTTATGGTGCATCACAG GGAAATTTGCGCCCCGAACCTCGTGAATGGTTCCACTCGCCGAGTGACTTCGAGTTGAAGATTCCCAAGAGTGCTCCTCTGACCTACACGCAGTTGCCATTCTATCTGCACGGACTGAGCGATACGCAGGACATCAAAGAGATGATTGGACAGATTCGTGATTTAAGCCGAAAGTTCGAGGCTCGCGGATTACCCAACTATCCCTCCG GTATTCCATTCCTGTTCTGGGAACAGTACATGAATCTACGACCGTGTCTGCTGAAGGCTATCGGGTGTGCTCTAGCTGCGGCATTTTGTCTCGTAGCACTTCTGCTATTCTCCATTTGGGCTTCCGTTCTGATTGTCTTCAGCATTGTGACCATGTTGATCCAGGTGCTGGGAGTAATGATCCTGCTCGGCATCAACTTGTCTGCCATTCCGGCCGTCATACTGATAGCGAGCGTCGGTTCTGGTGTTTGCTATACCGTACATGTTTCACTG GGCTTCATCACTGCAATCGGCAATCGCGACCGTCGAGTCAAACTGGCCCTGGAACACTCGCTAGCGCCGGTGATCCATGCCGCCATGACATCGGTTCTTGCCGTTCTGATGCTGTCCACTTCGTCCTTCGAATTTGTCGTGCGGCACTTCTTCTGGTTGCTGCTCTCGGTACTGGTAATTGGAGCCATTAATGGGCTGTTTTTCTTCCCAATCCTACTAAGCCTAGTGGGTCCGGGAGCGGAAATCATCCCGCTTCAGTACGCGAACCGCATTTCAACGCCATCGCCTCCACCGAAGCGAAACAACAAGATATCGAACAAACCGTACATCCTGAACAACAAGCGCTCctcgtcgtcttcgtcgtcgAGGAACTGCTCCAAATCGCACCACCATCACAAGCACAACAACGTCAACCTGAACAACGAACCCTCGCTGACCACGATCACCGAGGAGCCGCAGTCCTGGAAAAGCTCCGCTTCGTCCATTCCTTCGATTCACGAATCGAAGAGCAACCTCGGAGCCATGAACTACTCCAATCAGGCACCGGAGCTGCAAAGTATTGTCCTGCAACCGGAAGTGACTGTCGAAACGCATCATCATGGTGGCGACCATCAGAACACGAAGGTTACCGCCACTGCCAACATCAAGGTCGAACTGGTAACGCCAGGGCGGGGCGCACCCCGGATGGTACGAAcgagcagcaccagcagcagtagcGGGAATAGCAGCAGCTAA